One Ananas comosus cultivar F153 linkage group 1, ASM154086v1, whole genome shotgun sequence DNA window includes the following coding sequences:
- the LOC109709800 gene encoding transmembrane protein 87A-like: MAPNPSPPPPPLLLLLCLIAIIFFGVDASVHDYAGERFANQGNAYILHGGSEGLYASPLSRNPSDPALSSFIRFEKIVFKRPKAATDGAESVSVRAIIFEVEDREAIGGSAYGGQRAICCTSDLAKIGACTEGAVIYRPSNRSRDWPQAFSASFTAGDLEATLPSQTIQITETGMYNLYFIYCDPSLDGLAIEGKTIWKNPTGYLPGRMAPLMNFYGFMSLAFVVLGICWFYQYARFWREVMPLQNCITLVITLGMFEMTLWYFDFVEFNKTGVRPAGTTFWAATFAVVKRTVSRVLILLVSMGFGVVRPTLGGLTSKVVLLGGTFFSASEVLEVVENVGIVSDQSGKAKLFFVLPVAVLDASFIIWIFTSLARTLNKLQARRMTAKLEIYRKFTNALIVAVIVSLGWIAYEIYFKSTDMYNERWQSAWVVPALWQFISFSLLCVICILWAPSQNSMRFAYSDDGSEDFDHEDTGPLIRPVPFSYKDSFSYSISQDAKLVLRTDATLGSHGDNEEDKRE, from the exons ATGGCGCCGaacccttctcctcctcctcctcctcttcttcttcttctctgtcTCATTGCGATCATCTTCTTCGGCGTGGATGCGTCGGTCCACGACTACGCCGGGGAGAGGTTCGCGAACCAAGGCAATGCGTACATCCTCCATGGCGGAAGCGAGGGTCTCTACGCCTCTCCCCTCTCTCGCAACCCCTCCGACCCCGCTCTCAGCTCCTTCATCCG ATTCGAAAAGATCGTCTTCAAGAGGCCAAAGGCCGCAACCGACGGTGCCGAATCCGTTTCGGTTAGAGCCATTATTTTCGAGGTGGAGGATCGCGAAGCGATCGGCGGATCAGCCTACGGCGGCCAGCGAGCCATTTGCTGCACATCCGACTTAGCGAAAATCGGCGCCTGCACCGAAGGAGCGGTCATCTACCGCCCTTCTAACCGCAGCCGCGATTGGCCTCAGGCATTTTCTGCCTCATTCACAGCAGGCGATCTCGAGGCGACTCTACCGTCACAAACCATCCAGATTACGGAAACAGGAATGTACAACCTGTACTTCATCTACTGCGATCCGTCGCTCGACGGACTAGCAATAGAAGGAAAGACAATATGGAAGAACCCGACTGGCTATTTACCAGGGAGAATGGCCCCTCTTATGAACTTCTATGGATTCATGTCTTTAGCTTTTGTTGTACTTGGAATATGTTGGTTCTACCAATATGCAAGGTTCTGGAGAGAGGTGATGCCGCTTCAGAACTGCATCACGCTTGTCATCACATTAGGAATGTTCGAAATGACGCTGTGGTACTTCGATTTCGTGGAGTTCAACAAAACGGGTGTCCGGCCGGCGGGCACCACTTTCTGGGCAGCTACCTTTGCCGTGGTGAAGCGCACGGTTTCGCGCGTGCTGATCCTTTTGGTTTCTATGGGGTTTGGTGTTGTGAGGCCTACATTGGGTGGCCTCACTTCTAAGGTTGTTTTGCTCGGGGGGACTTTCTTTTCGGCTTCTGAGGTTTTGGAAGTGGTCGAGAATGTCGGCATTGTAAGCGATCAATCGGGGAAGGCGAAGCTGTTCTTCGTTCTTCCTGTGGCCGTGTTGGATGCTTCCTTCATTATTTGGATATTCACTTCGCTTGCGAGAACCTTGAACAAGCTTCAG GCAAGAAGAATGACTGCCAAGTTAGAAATATACAGAAAATTCACGAATGCATTGATCGTGGCTGTTATTGTATCGCTTGGTTGGATCGCATACGAG ATCTACTTCAAGTCCACCGACATGTATAATGAGCGATGGCAAAGCGCGTGGGTTGTTCCTGCTTTGTGGCAGTTCATCTCCTTCTCGCTCCTCTGCGTCATCTGTATTCTTTGGGCACCATCTCAAAACTCAATGAG GTTTGCCTATTCGGACGATGGAAGTGAGGACTTCGATCATGAGGATACTGGACCGCTGATTAGGCCCGTGCCATTTAGCTACAAAGATAGCTTTAGTTATTCGATTTCGCAAGATGCTAAATTGGTACTAAGAACAGATGCCACATTAGGTAGCCATGGTGATAATGAGGAAGATAAAAGAGAATGA